A single region of the Thermodesulfatator indicus DSM 15286 genome encodes:
- a CDS encoding methyl-accepting chemotaxis protein has translation MQKILAQFGINKTLCMFFAVTLIMMLLVGVVAYKGINTGQKGFAKLTSLVTANDDKKTSLSAIKDIERLKRYLYDVLHSENEKDIQVKYQKAITLLDNLKPIMGRELYQQTRDEIENIKKFKMALFAAQKEWDKKTKEAQNIANNIQKKLLEIIDNEEAKLLTNLDSLSRDPQLANKIEREYNKINNLKDLKEQVSNLVALQAKIDKVSDPDYLVPRKSILLSTKKKTEKIIGSLKKENINGLTEVENKLKKLLLLSEDLFKAKEKELALLKKGKDIEKEAENIKEQLTDLAVNLQKQINKKLAEETSTLKHKMHNFSIILATLLAMGILLNLLLCNLISRFLKNRLADLGAFIQNISSGNLAIAREYQLDGKDELSTVQRELSIAIQKIADMLNKTKAVSHQLLSDAQKMEKVAEEMATSANNTEENASGIYQTALEAQELAKQMSLAIEEITTAINEISQNTSATSAIAQEAQDKLENANRTAQALARASEKIGEVSKFIGNIAEQTNLLALNATIEAARAGEAGKGFAVVANEVKELAKQTGNSVEEIDRIVKELQNNVKDVTIALEETTETMNKIVEASASVAASIEEQTAVVSEIRTQAQNTSDGISAITEMAQGIKEMSETNAENAQAVKETSHEVKTVAENLEDSLRKFKL, from the coding sequence ATGCAAAAGATATTGGCTCAGTTTGGTATAAATAAAACTCTTTGTATGTTTTTTGCCGTAACTTTGATAATGATGCTTCTAGTCGGAGTTGTAGCTTATAAAGGAATAAATACGGGACAGAAAGGTTTTGCCAAACTTACTTCTCTAGTGACAGCTAACGATGACAAAAAAACAAGTTTATCAGCTATAAAAGACATTGAAAGACTTAAAAGATATTTATACGATGTTCTTCACAGTGAAAACGAAAAAGATATTCAAGTAAAGTATCAAAAAGCGATTACCCTTTTGGATAATCTAAAACCTATTATGGGTAGAGAGTTATATCAACAAACGAGAGATGAAATAGAAAACATCAAAAAATTTAAAATGGCCCTTTTTGCAGCCCAAAAAGAGTGGGATAAAAAGACGAAAGAGGCTCAAAACATAGCCAATAATATCCAAAAAAAACTATTAGAAATTATTGATAATGAAGAGGCAAAACTCCTTACAAACCTAGATAGTTTAAGCAGAGATCCTCAATTGGCTAATAAAATAGAAAGAGAGTATAATAAAATCAATAACCTTAAAGACCTTAAAGAACAGGTAAGCAACTTAGTAGCCTTGCAGGCAAAAATAGACAAAGTTAGTGATCCGGATTATCTAGTTCCCAGAAAAAGCATATTGTTATCTACTAAGAAAAAGACAGAAAAAATAATAGGTTCTTTAAAGAAAGAAAATATAAATGGGCTAACGGAAGTAGAAAACAAATTAAAAAAATTACTTTTATTGTCAGAAGATCTTTTTAAAGCAAAGGAAAAAGAGCTCGCTTTGTTAAAAAAGGGCAAAGATATAGAGAAAGAGGCAGAAAATATCAAGGAACAACTTACAGATCTAGCCGTAAATCTTCAAAAACAGATAAACAAAAAATTAGCCGAAGAAACATCTACTTTAAAACATAAAATGCATAATTTTTCAATAATTTTAGCAACGTTATTAGCGATGGGTATATTGCTCAATTTATTGCTTTGTAACTTAATAAGTAGATTTCTGAAAAATAGACTAGCTGACCTGGGAGCTTTTATTCAAAATATATCCTCTGGCAACTTAGCTATAGCCAGAGAATACCAACTTGATGGCAAAGATGAGCTATCAACTGTTCAGAGAGAACTTTCTATAGCCATCCAAAAGATAGCAGACATGCTTAATAAGACGAAAGCTGTTTCTCATCAGTTGTTATCTGATGCTCAAAAAATGGAAAAAGTTGCCGAAGAAATGGCTACTTCGGCCAACAATACCGAAGAAAATGCCAGCGGTATTTATCAGACAGCTTTGGAGGCTCAGGAACTTGCTAAACAAATGTCTTTGGCTATAGAAGAAATTACCACTGCTATAAACGAAATTTCGCAAAATACGTCTGCCACAAGCGCTATCGCTCAAGAAGCTCAGGATAAACTGGAAAATGCCAACCGCACCGCTCAGGCTCTGGCCAGAGCTTCTGAAAAAATTGGTGAAGTTAGCAAATTTATTGGTAATATCGCCGAGCAAACTAATCTTCTTGCTCTAAATGCCACAATTGAAGCTGCCCGGGCCGGAGAGGCAGGTAAGGGTTTTGCCGTGGTGGCCAATGAGGTTAAAGAACTGGCCAAACAAACCGGCAATTCCGTAGAAGAGATAGACCGCATTGTGAAAGAACTCCAGAACAATGTAAAAGACGTTACCATTGCCCTTGAAGAGACTACGGAAACCATGAATAAAATTGTTGAGGCTTCAGCTTCAGTAGCGGCTAGCATTGAAGAGCAAACAGCTGTAGTCTCAGAGATAAGAACTCAAGCCCAGAATACAAGTGACGGCATTTCAGCAATTACCGAAATGGCCCAGGGAATTAAAGAAATGTCAGAAACTAATGCTGAAAATGCTCAGGCAGTAAAAGAGACCTCTCACGAGGTAAAAACCGTAGCCGAAAATCTGGAAGACTCTCTTAGAAAATTCAAATTATAA
- a CDS encoding ABC transporter substrate-binding protein, with protein sequence MKKFWCLAVALLGLLLWGTGQAVAEILIGASNAHSGPAKFLGQEYSKGFLAYFRYINQKGGIHGQKIKFIVRDDGYEPDRAITNTKILINDNKVLILAGYVGTPTSKAAVPVAEEHKVPFFFPFTGAEFLRNPVRPLVFNLRASYYMETEEMVHYLADKLGLKRIAIFYQDDSFGWAGLAGFKKAMEKRGLPILGEATYPRNTVAVKRAAYEMKKLKPQAIVMIGAYKPCAVFIKTAKEMGLTRTKFINISFVGSKALARELGPAGDGVLITQVVPFPWDTSIPAVAEYQRIMRQFYSDFEPGFVSLEGFLAAKTLVEILNRASSLTRESILQAAENLRDYDPGVGEKISFSPNDHQGFEKVYLVEIKNGKFKPVNY encoded by the coding sequence ATGAAGAAGTTCTGGTGTTTAGCAGTGGCCTTATTAGGTCTGCTCCTTTGGGGAACAGGTCAGGCTGTAGCAGAAATTCTTATAGGGGCTTCAAACGCCCATAGTGGGCCCGCAAAGTTTTTGGGCCAAGAATATAGCAAGGGTTTTTTGGCCTACTTTCGCTATATTAATCAGAAAGGTGGTATACATGGCCAAAAAATAAAGTTTATAGTAAGAGATGACGGCTACGAGCCCGATAGGGCTATTACCAACACTAAAATTCTTATAAATGACAACAAAGTGCTTATACTGGCAGGCTATGTAGGGACGCCTACTTCTAAAGCCGCAGTCCCTGTTGCCGAAGAGCACAAAGTTCCCTTTTTCTTCCCTTTTACTGGTGCTGAATTTTTACGGAATCCAGTAAGACCACTGGTTTTTAATTTAAGGGCCTCTTACTACATGGAAACCGAAGAAATGGTTCACTACCTGGCTGACAAGTTAGGCCTTAAAAGAATAGCCATATTTTATCAGGATGATTCTTTTGGCTGGGCAGGTCTTGCGGGCTTTAAAAAAGCTATGGAAAAAAGGGGGCTCCCTATTTTGGGTGAGGCTACCTATCCGCGCAATACAGTAGCTGTTAAAAGAGCGGCTTATGAGATGAAAAAGTTAAAGCCTCAGGCCATTGTAATGATAGGAGCCTATAAGCCTTGTGCTGTTTTTATCAAGACCGCTAAAGAAATGGGGCTTACCCGGACCAAATTCATCAACATTTCTTTTGTGGGAAGCAAGGCCCTGGCCAGAGAACTGGGGCCAGCCGGTGATGGCGTGTTAATAACCCAGGTGGTTCCCTTCCCTTGGGATACTTCAATACCAGCGGTGGCCGAGTATCAGCGCATTATGCGGCAGTTTTATTCAGACTTTGAACCCGGATTCGTGAGTCTCGAGGGCTTTTTAGCGGCCAAAACCTTAGTAGAAATCCTTAATAGAGCAAGTTCTTTAACACGCGAAAGCATTCTTCAAGCAGCGGAAAATTTAAGAGATTACGACCCGGGTGTAGGCGAAAAGATAAGCTTTTCTCCTAATGATCACCAAGGGTTCGAAAAGGTTTATCTAGTCGAAATTAAAAACGGAAAATTTAAACCCGTTAACTACTAA
- a CDS encoding bifunctional GlmU protein, which yields MIFPHDFFPEADFSSVGDFFELNEPVWQAIAKLKERLASFIQPNISGVPLAEPLPKTYILFEGELIPAKEAHINFGDATKEKLRVEMANRVLAGASVLCAGAVFFDSFIEIGRGVLVEPGALIKGPTCIGDFSEVRQGAYIRGSTYVGERCVVGHTTEIKNSIMLNNAKAGHFAYLGDSILGNNVNLGAGTKLANLKLKGNTIKIRIGEEIIDTGLRKLGAILGDQVQTGCNSVTNPGTLIAPHSLILPNTTAGPGYFPGKSLIK from the coding sequence ATGATTTTCCCTCACGATTTTTTCCCTGAGGCTGATTTTTCTTCTGTAGGGGACTTTTTTGAGCTTAATGAGCCTGTCTGGCAGGCCATCGCCAAACTCAAAGAGCGTCTCGCTTCTTTTATTCAGCCTAACATTTCAGGTGTTCCTTTAGCTGAACCCCTTCCCAAAACTTATATCCTCTTTGAAGGCGAGCTTATTCCCGCTAAAGAAGCTCATATTAATTTTGGAGATGCTACCAAGGAAAAGCTTCGTGTTGAAATGGCCAATCGAGTGCTGGCAGGGGCTAGTGTTTTATGTGCTGGAGCTGTTTTTTTCGACTCTTTTATAGAAATTGGGAGAGGGGTTTTGGTAGAACCAGGAGCTTTGATTAAGGGACCAACTTGTATAGGCGATTTTTCTGAAGTTCGCCAAGGGGCCTATATCAGGGGAAGCACTTATGTGGGGGAACGCTGTGTGGTAGGCCACACCACCGAAATAAAAAATAGCATCATGTTAAACAACGCTAAAGCCGGACATTTTGCCTACCTTGGGGACAGTATATTGGGAAATAATGTTAATCTAGGGGCAGGAACTAAACTTGCCAATTTAAAATTAAAAGGAAACACCATAAAAATAAGAATTGGCGAAGAAATAATAGATACAGGCCTAAGAAAACTAGGTGCTATCTTGGGAGATCAAGTGCAAACTGGTTGTAACTCGGTAACTAATCCTGGAACTTTAATAGCTCCACACTCTTTAATCTTACCTAATACAACTGCCGGGCCAGGTTATTTTCCAGGAAAAAGCCTGATAAAATGA
- a CDS encoding KaiC domain-containing protein, with product MDERERHIVYDAIYKVSDAQKKAPKLVGVPTGVKGLDELFYTVEWKEGKPVRKPLGGIPLGCVVNLTGMPDTGKSLMAEQFTIKQASLGEPVCFVTVETPASYLSVGLEQRAKAMGVDFKEIEDKIIILDAASYSRLREDMPTLLDTLAHIYRTYKVHRTVIDSITGLYEAREMLARSVVRALYTFCKKWYQTALFISQKRSSHEELSAEAAGGYAVGHIVDSTMVLSKELILSARAAQLYKVDIGEIVRLFRIDGCRMCGHDTKVHLMDITELGLVEIGPPLVEVLRARGGSK from the coding sequence ATGGATGAAAGAGAACGCCATATAGTTTATGACGCTATTTATAAAGTTTCTGATGCCCAGAAAAAGGCTCCCAAGCTGGTAGGAGTCCCCACAGGGGTTAAAGGGCTTGATGAATTATTTTACACGGTTGAATGGAAAGAGGGGAAACCCGTGCGCAAACCTCTCGGAGGAATCCCTCTTGGTTGTGTAGTTAACTTAACAGGTATGCCAGATACGGGAAAAAGCCTTATGGCGGAACAGTTCACTATCAAACAAGCAAGTCTCGGAGAACCGGTCTGTTTCGTGACTGTAGAAACTCCCGCTTCTTATCTTTCGGTGGGCCTTGAACAGAGGGCCAAGGCTATGGGTGTGGACTTTAAAGAAATAGAAGACAAAATTATCATTCTTGATGCTGCTAGCTACAGTCGTTTACGAGAAGATATGCCTACCCTTCTTGATACACTAGCTCACATTTACCGTACTTATAAGGTTCACCGTACAGTAATTGATTCTATTACCGGGCTTTATGAAGCTCGTGAAATGCTAGCTCGTAGTGTGGTAAGAGCTCTTTACACTTTTTGCAAAAAGTGGTATCAAACGGCCCTTTTTATTTCTCAAAAGCGTTCCTCACACGAAGAGCTTTCAGCAGAGGCCGCTGGTGGTTACGCGGTGGGCCACATTGTTGATAGCACCATGGTTCTTTCAAAAGAACTTATTCTTTCAGCCAGAGCCGCCCAGCTTTACAAAGTTGATATTGGCGAGATAGTCAGGCTTTTCCGTATAGACGGCTGCCGTATGTGTGGTCATGACACCAAAGTCCATCTTATGGATATAACCGAACTAGGTTTAGTAGAGATAGGCCCTCCGTTGGTGGAAGTACTCAGGGCCAGAGGAGGTTCTAAATGA
- a CDS encoding glucose-1-phosphate adenylyltransferase family protein produces the protein MQDVLAILLAGGVGSRLNILVRKRAKPAVPFGGIYRIIDFTLSNISNSDLTCVAVLTQYKPLSLMDHIGDGSPWDLSGRTREVRILPPKTGEKDWDWYRGTADAVRQNLDFITHRPSREVIILSGDHVYHMDYRPLIAYHREKGAKVTVAMMPVPWEETHHFGIAITDKTGRIVNWEEKPQKARSNLASMGVYVFDTSYLIDALKNSTIEDLDFGMHLLPQALNETRVYAYRFEGYWRDVGTLESYFRANMDLLNPNSGLDPEAWGTMTNVMPHGLSYDWPPAQVLCEGQVENSVISPGCLIGGRVENSVLSPGVVVEKDAYVKDCVLMHGVRVSRGARLFRVISDKEVFVGEEARVGFGEAKVANERFPKHLFTGLTLIGKGAYIPGRSQIGTNCIIYPDVTVEDYPKDFVIKDGSTLEKGSK, from the coding sequence ATGCAGGATGTCCTAGCCATTCTTTTGGCTGGTGGGGTGGGTAGCAGGCTTAATATTTTGGTCCGCAAAAGGGCTAAACCAGCGGTTCCATTTGGGGGGATTTACCGCATAATTGACTTTACTCTTTCAAATATTTCCAATTCTGACCTGACCTGTGTGGCCGTGCTTACCCAGTATAAGCCCCTTTCTTTGATGGATCATATTGGTGATGGCTCACCATGGGATCTTTCAGGCCGTACCCGTGAAGTACGAATACTTCCTCCTAAAACCGGTGAAAAAGATTGGGATTGGTATCGCGGTACAGCCGATGCGGTTCGGCAAAATTTAGATTTTATTACTCACAGACCTTCGCGCGAGGTGATAATTCTTTCTGGAGACCATGTTTATCACATGGACTACCGCCCTCTTATTGCTTATCATCGTGAAAAAGGGGCCAAGGTAACGGTGGCTATGATGCCAGTCCCCTGGGAGGAGACTCATCACTTTGGTATCGCCATTACCGATAAAACGGGCCGCATCGTTAACTGGGAAGAAAAACCCCAAAAAGCTCGTTCTAATCTGGCCTCAATGGGGGTTTATGTATTTGATACTTCCTATTTAATCGATGCTTTAAAAAATTCTACTATTGAGGACCTTGATTTTGGTATGCACTTGTTACCGCAGGCCTTAAATGAAACCAGAGTTTATGCCTATCGCTTTGAAGGCTACTGGCGTGACGTGGGAACGCTTGAATCTTATTTTCGTGCCAATATGGATCTACTTAATCCAAATTCCGGGCTTGATCCTGAAGCCTGGGGAACCATGACCAACGTTATGCCTCATGGGTTGAGTTATGATTGGCCGCCAGCTCAGGTTCTATGTGAAGGCCAGGTAGAAAATAGCGTTATATCTCCTGGTTGCCTCATCGGAGGAAGGGTGGAAAATTCCGTGCTTTCTCCAGGGGTGGTAGTAGAAAAAGACGCTTATGTGAAAGACTGCGTTCTAATGCACGGTGTTAGGGTTTCAAGGGGAGCCAGACTTTTTAGGGTTATTAGCGATAAAGAAGTCTTTGTTGGCGAGGAAGCCCGGGTGGGGTTTGGTGAGGCCAAAGTAGCCAACGAACGTTTTCCCAAACATCTTTTTACCGGGCTTACCCTTATTGGTAAAGGCGCCTACATTCCTGGTAGAAGCCAGATAGGCACTAACTGCATTATTTATCCAGATGTAACGGTGGAAGATTATCCCAAGGATTTTGTAATAAAAGACGGTTCTACTTTAGAGAAAGGGAGTAAGTGA
- a CDS encoding lipid-binding SYLF domain-containing protein — MKKFCFIGLLLAIWTFFVCPCPVEAKKYSTPYELVDKASITFKNFMNDEQMSWLRTHLKEAKGIIIIPQMIKGAYFLGGSWGDGVLLARYPGKTWSYPAFYTIGSVSFGLQIGGEVSEVILLIMTQQGLDSFLATSVKLGADVSVAAGPVGKGAKAQLADVLAFARSKGAFIGVSLEGAVVKVRNSWNQEYYGRKLRPIDIIYGQKVKNNHADTLRALLRKYSR, encoded by the coding sequence ATGAAAAAATTTTGTTTTATAGGCTTATTACTGGCTATTTGGACCTTTTTTGTCTGTCCTTGCCCAGTAGAGGCTAAAAAATATAGTACTCCCTATGAATTGGTAGATAAAGCCTCCATTACTTTTAAAAATTTTATGAACGATGAGCAAATGTCCTGGCTGCGTACTCATTTAAAAGAGGCTAAAGGCATAATAATCATTCCCCAAATGATAAAGGGTGCTTATTTCCTGGGAGGTTCCTGGGGAGACGGAGTGCTTTTGGCCCGTTATCCGGGGAAAACCTGGTCTTACCCTGCTTTTTATACCATTGGTTCAGTTTCTTTTGGTCTGCAAATAGGTGGCGAGGTCTCAGAGGTAATCCTTCTTATCATGACTCAACAAGGTCTTGACTCTTTTTTGGCCACATCGGTGAAGCTCGGCGCAGATGTTAGCGTAGCCGCCGGGCCTGTGGGCAAAGGTGCTAAAGCTCAGTTAGCTGATGTTTTGGCCTTTGCTCGTTCAAAAGGAGCCTTTATAGGAGTAAGCCTAGAAGGTGCTGTGGTTAAAGTGCGAAATTCCTGGAATCAAGAATATTACGGCCGAAAACTGCGTCCCATAGATATAATTTACGGACAAAAAGTAAAAAATAACCATGCTGATACTTTGCGAGCTCTTTTGAGAAAATACAGTCGATAA
- a CDS encoding MBL fold metallo-hydrolase yields MELFIVFDNEHANEHFISGWGYSVYLAPLGLLFDTGSETASLLHNLRLFEISLDTLNTIFLSHFHWDHTGGLLGLLPGIKNTTVVLHQGFSKKFVAEISRLGGKIKEINSPSQLTSEVYSTGCFPKPIPEAGLVLETEKHLVLLTGCAHPGILFMAQETKRLFGRPPSLLMGGFHLLNKTGAEILAIAHELKRLGVTQVAPSHCTGKKALAIFADVFGDGFLKVGAGTKLLVD; encoded by the coding sequence ATGGAACTCTTTATTGTTTTTGATAATGAACACGCTAATGAACACTTTATTTCTGGCTGGGGCTATAGCGTCTATTTAGCCCCGCTAGGCCTCCTTTTTGATACGGGTTCAGAAACGGCCTCTCTTCTTCACAATCTGCGTCTTTTTGAAATTAGCCTAGACACTCTTAATACCATCTTTCTTTCTCATTTTCACTGGGACCATACCGGAGGCCTGCTAGGCCTTCTTCCTGGTATTAAAAATACTACCGTAGTTTTACATCAAGGATTTTCCAAAAAATTTGTGGCTGAAATTTCACGTTTAGGTGGAAAAATTAAAGAAATCAATTCTCCTTCACAGCTAACCTCGGAAGTTTACTCCACAGGCTGCTTCCCCAAGCCCATACCTGAAGCAGGGCTTGTTTTAGAAACAGAAAAACATTTAGTTCTCTTAACGGGTTGTGCACACCCAGGTATCCTTTTTATGGCCCAGGAAACTAAACGCCTCTTCGGTAGACCTCCTAGCTTGCTAATGGGTGGCTTTCACCTTTTAAACAAAACAGGAGCCGAAATTTTGGCTATTGCCCACGAGCTAAAACGTTTAGGAGTAACTCAGGTAGCTCCTTCTCATTGTACTGGTAAAAAGGCCCTGGCCATCTTTGCCGATGTATTTGGCGATGGTTTTCTCAAAGTAGGCGCGGGAACCAAGTTACTAGTTGATTAA
- a CDS encoding ABC transporter substrate-binding protein codes for MRLVFLLIIFLFNFNIVWGGQDSLRPSSTIIKLGTSLPLSGHAAYLGQEVLSGMQAYLKAINEKGGINGYKIVLKVYDDRYSPPLMIGNVKTLVEKDNVLALISLVGTPTTLTVVKYCEEKGIPLLFPVTGAIELRKPIKRTIFNLRPSYWNECRVAVDFLVKKGFRRFAIVYQHDAYGLNGLEGIRRRLFRYELEPIICIPYFRGQAMVSQIIEKLIKAHPDVVCFIGTSDIGISLIKRYVKLSSKIPVFYGVSFVGIKNMVENLSNTPVTLYMTSVFPYYIKEENKAIREYKNLMLRYSKQKYFSALSFEGFLNMKLLVMVLKNLEKNPSREAIIKALENIQNFDIGLEEKVSFGPNDHQGLKKVFLIKIKNGKIKQISTKN; via the coding sequence ATGAGATTAGTTTTTTTATTAATAATTTTTTTGTTTAATTTTAATATTGTCTGGGGCGGGCAAGATTCCTTAAGGCCTTCCTCTACTATTATCAAGCTTGGTACTTCCCTTCCTTTAAGTGGTCATGCTGCCTACCTAGGGCAAGAAGTTCTTTCAGGTATGCAAGCTTATTTAAAAGCGATAAATGAAAAGGGAGGAATTAATGGTTATAAAATAGTACTTAAGGTCTATGACGATAGATATAGTCCTCCTTTAATGATTGGCAATGTAAAAACTTTAGTTGAAAAAGACAATGTCTTAGCTCTTATAAGTTTAGTGGGTACCCCCACCACTCTAACTGTAGTTAAGTATTGTGAAGAAAAGGGTATTCCTCTGTTGTTTCCTGTCACTGGTGCAATAGAGCTTAGAAAGCCAATTAAACGAACTATCTTTAACTTGCGTCCTAGTTATTGGAACGAATGTAGAGTTGCTGTTGACTTTTTGGTTAAAAAAGGTTTTCGAAGGTTTGCTATTGTTTATCAGCATGATGCCTATGGTTTAAACGGTCTTGAAGGTATAAGAAGACGGCTCTTCCGTTATGAATTGGAGCCAATTATTTGTATTCCTTATTTTCGCGGACAGGCTATGGTTAGCCAAATAATAGAGAAATTAATAAAAGCTCACCCTGACGTGGTATGCTTTATTGGTACATCAGATATTGGAATTTCTTTGATTAAAAGATATGTAAAACTATCTTCAAAAATACCAGTATTTTATGGTGTTTCCTTTGTAGGTATAAAAAATATGGTTGAAAATTTAAGCAATACGCCAGTTACTTTATATATGACTTCTGTTTTCCCTTATTATATAAAGGAAGAAAATAAGGCTATAAGAGAATATAAAAATTTAATGTTACGTTATTCTAAACAAAAATATTTTTCAGCCCTTTCTTTTGAGGGATTTTTGAACATGAAGTTGTTAGTTATGGTTCTTAAAAATTTAGAAAAAAATCCTTCTCGTGAAGCTATTATTAAAGCTTTAGAAAATATTCAAAATTTTGATATAGGATTAGAAGAAAAAGTTTCTTTTGGTCCTAACGATCATCAGGGTTTAAAAAAAGTATTCTTAATAAAGATTAAAAATGGAAAAATTAAGCAAATTTCTACTAAAAACTAA